The proteins below come from a single Oenanthe melanoleuca isolate GR-GAL-2019-014 chromosome Z, OMel1.0, whole genome shotgun sequence genomic window:
- the TNFAIP8 gene encoding tumor necrosis factor alpha-induced protein 8 isoform X4, with protein sequence MATDVFNSKSLAIQAQKKILGKMVSKSIATTLIDDTSSDVLDELYRVTKEYTQNKKEAEKIIKNLIKIVLKLAILYRNNQFNQDEIALMEKFKKKVHQLAKTVVSFHQVDYTFDRNFLSKLLNECRELLHEIIQRHLTAKSHGRVNNVFDHFSDCEFLAALYNPFGPYKIHLQKLCDGVNKMLDEGNI encoded by the exons A tGGCCACAGATGTCTTCAACTCCAAAAGTCTGGCCATTCAGGCCCAGAAGAAGATCCTTGGAAAAATGGTGTCCAAATCAATAGCAACTACTTTGATCGATGATACAAGCAGTGATGTTTTGGATGAGCTTTACAGAGTAACAAAGGAATACAcacaaaataagaaagaagcagagaagaTCATCAAAAACCTCATAAAAATAGTCCTCAAATTGGCAATTCTCTACAGGAACAACCAGTTTAATCAGGATGAAATCGCACTGATGGAGAAATTCAAGAAGAAAGTTCATCAGCTGGCTAAGACCGTGGTCAGTTTCCATCAGGTGGATTATACCTTTGACAGGAACTTTTTGTCCAAACTGTTGAATGAATGTAGGGAGCTGCTTCATGAAATCATTCAGCGTCACCTAACTGCGAAGTCACACGGACGCGTCAACAATGTGTTTGATCACTTCTCTGATTGTGAATTTTTGGCTGCCTTGTACAATCCCTTTGGACCTTATAAAATCCATTTGCAGAAACTTTGTGATGGGGTCAACAAAATGCTAGATGAGGGGAACATATAA
- the TNFAIP8 gene encoding tumor necrosis factor alpha-induced protein 8 isoform X2: MATDVFNSKSLAIQAQKKILGKMVSKSIATTLIDDTSSDVLDELYRVTKEYTQNKKEAEKIIKNLIKIVLKLAILYRNNQFNQDEIALMEKFKKKVHQLAKTVVSFHQVDYTFDRNFLSKLLNECRELLHEIIQRHLTAKSHGRVNNVFDHFSDCEFLAALYNPFGPYKIHLQKLCDGVNKMLDEGNI, translated from the coding sequence tGGCCACAGATGTCTTCAACTCCAAAAGTCTGGCCATTCAGGCCCAGAAGAAGATCCTTGGAAAAATGGTGTCCAAATCAATAGCAACTACTTTGATCGATGATACAAGCAGTGATGTTTTGGATGAGCTTTACAGAGTAACAAAGGAATACAcacaaaataagaaagaagcagagaagaTCATCAAAAACCTCATAAAAATAGTCCTCAAATTGGCAATTCTCTACAGGAACAACCAGTTTAATCAGGATGAAATCGCACTGATGGAGAAATTCAAGAAGAAAGTTCATCAGCTGGCTAAGACCGTGGTCAGTTTCCATCAGGTGGATTATACCTTTGACAGGAACTTTTTGTCCAAACTGTTGAATGAATGTAGGGAGCTGCTTCATGAAATCATTCAGCGTCACCTAACTGCGAAGTCACACGGACGCGTCAACAATGTGTTTGATCACTTCTCTGATTGTGAATTTTTGGCTGCCTTGTACAATCCCTTTGGACCTTATAAAATCCATTTGCAGAAACTTTGTGATGGGGTCAACAAAATGCTAGATGAGGGGAACATATAA
- the TNFAIP8 gene encoding tumor necrosis factor alpha-induced protein 8 isoform X1, with protein sequence MSSEADEPKEVATDVFNSKSLAIQAQKKILGKMVSKSIATTLIDDTSSDVLDELYRVTKEYTQNKKEAEKIIKNLIKIVLKLAILYRNNQFNQDEIALMEKFKKKVHQLAKTVVSFHQVDYTFDRNFLSKLLNECRELLHEIIQRHLTAKSHGRVNNVFDHFSDCEFLAALYNPFGPYKIHLQKLCDGVNKMLDEGNI encoded by the coding sequence tGGCCACAGATGTCTTCAACTCCAAAAGTCTGGCCATTCAGGCCCAGAAGAAGATCCTTGGAAAAATGGTGTCCAAATCAATAGCAACTACTTTGATCGATGATACAAGCAGTGATGTTTTGGATGAGCTTTACAGAGTAACAAAGGAATACAcacaaaataagaaagaagcagagaagaTCATCAAAAACCTCATAAAAATAGTCCTCAAATTGGCAATTCTCTACAGGAACAACCAGTTTAATCAGGATGAAATCGCACTGATGGAGAAATTCAAGAAGAAAGTTCATCAGCTGGCTAAGACCGTGGTCAGTTTCCATCAGGTGGATTATACCTTTGACAGGAACTTTTTGTCCAAACTGTTGAATGAATGTAGGGAGCTGCTTCATGAAATCATTCAGCGTCACCTAACTGCGAAGTCACACGGACGCGTCAACAATGTGTTTGATCACTTCTCTGATTGTGAATTTTTGGCTGCCTTGTACAATCCCTTTGGACCTTATAAAATCCATTTGCAGAAACTTTGTGATGGGGTCAACAAAATGCTAGATGAGGGGAACATATAA